The following is a genomic window from Oligoflexus sp..
AAACGTCAGCGCAAAGCTCATACGGTCAGCGGCAACGTTCGTTGTAAAACTATTCTCGCGACAACCGCTACCGCCGACAGTGATAGAGCTGATGTTGAAACCGGATGGGCCGACTTCCTGACCCTGCAGAGATGCTGTCAGATTCAAGAGACAGCCCCCTATGAGGAATAAGGGTGTTCGCATATTCTTCTCCTTCCAAGAGCAATTTCCAGACTCACATTAACAAATTATTGAAGAGACTCAAGATGAAGTCTGGAGCTCTTGCCAGCGGGAAGGATAAGCGAGTGGATATCGTTCACTGAAAGAAGGCAACTGACAGAACAGGATTTGGGGTGAAAAACCCAAGCGCCACCCCCGCATGGCGGGGGTTCGCTGGGCGCAAGGCTTGAAAATCAGACCTTTTTCGACATCCATTCCACCAAATCAATTTTGGTGAGGATGTGCAGCGGATGATTGTGCTTGTCGAGAACAATTGCGAGGCCCGACTTCATGATCGCGCCCTGCAGCGAACTGATCGGTGTATTGAGTTCCACCGTCGGCACCGAGCGTTCCATGATAGCGCCGACTTTCTCGTCCACGGCGTCGGTGGAGCTGAGGAAGTGCAGCAGATGATCTTCGGTCAAAATCCCGACGAGGTAGTTGTTGTTCAGGACGGGCAGCTGCGAAATGCACTGGGTCCGCATGAGTTCGATGGCCTTGGCGGCGCTCTCATCCACGCTGACGGTGATCAGGTTTTTCTTGGGTTTCGCTTCGACCAGACGCTGCACAGCGCCTTCCAGAGCCGAAGGACCCGAGAAGCTGTTGTCGGCCATCCACTTGTCATCGACGAACT
Proteins encoded in this region:
- a CDS encoding CBS domain-containing protein; translation: MADNSFSGPSALEGAVQRLVEAKPKKNLITVSVDESAAKAIELMRTQCISQLPVLNNNYLVGILTEDHLLHFLSSTDAVDEKVGAIMERSVPTVELNTPISSLQGAIMKSGLAIVLDKHNHPLHILTKIDLVEWMSKKV